The region CGATTTAGTTTATTAAAAACGCTTTCTTCTTTTTTCATTTTATAATTAGTGTTGTCCGATTAAAATTAGCTAAAGTGGTTTAAAGTATTGATAATATTGATTTTCAAGAGCTTTTAAAGTAGTATACCTTGCTTTTAAAACTGCTTTAGAATTCATAATGTATCGAAAAATTTAAAATCATAATAATGTTGTTTTTCAGTTAGTTACAGCCAAGTCTTTGTTCTTGATTCTAACAGCGAAAGCGGTTTTTTATCTTTTATCGGACAACAATGATTTCAATTCGGAACTCAATAAAATCGGGATATATTTTTAAAAAAGCAAAAGTAAGCCCCCCTTAATTTTTTACCTAACTCCAATCAAATTTTTGTTGAAAATCATCGGGATTCCCTTTGTTTTTGACAAATTCTTTTGCAAAGAAATCCACATTATTAAAAAAGTCGGTAAATTTTGCATAGGTAAACAAATGCTTCTGCATTAAGCTTATTAGGTTTGAAAAACTCCAAGATTTTGTTAATTTTTTCTTTATAATTGTTATTAGAAGTAAGGCAATCAATGTACACCAAATCTGTATTTGTATAGCATTTTTATTATCTCCATAGAAGTATTGTAATGGAAAGTTTTGCTTTATCTTCTTGAATAACAATTCAATCTCCCAACGTTTTTTATAGAGCATAGCTATTTGTTCTGCTGGCAAATCAAAAAGGTTTGTCAAAAAGTAATATGTTTTGTTCTTTTCTTGGTGATAAAATGATACCAATCTTAGTTTTACTTGCTTTTCTTGCCCCTGGTCATCTTTGTGTTTTAGTGCTATTTTTGCATCTCTCAAAATATTGTCTGGTGTTGCTTGATCAAGTTCAAATTCTTCTAGCAATATTTCTTTGGCATTGTTTTTCAAGCGAGTGACAAAGAAAATTCCCTCATTATTCCATTGGTCAAAAGGAGCGTAATTGTTGTAAGCTTTATCAAATAAAGCAACTTCTCTCTTTTTCATAACTCCTTCTTTTTGAATAAATAAAGAGTCGTGTTCACGAGCATTGCTATGATATACTTTTACAGGTATTCCAGCTTGCATATCTAATTTTTGATGGCTTTTGATACCTCCTTTTCGTTTTCCGTTGGCAGGATTCCTTCCCACACATTCAACTATGGGTTGAAAAAGGGCGATTGTAGTGTGGAGTCTATGGCATAGACTTTTTTGTCAATTACAAGCTGCTTGTGGCTGTCCGATAAATCAGGCAAATATTCTTTGACCAGATCATCATAGAGGTCTTCAAAAACGCTGTAATCTCTTCGTTTGTTAGCATCTGATATAGTGCTTCTTTTTGGGGAGTAATCAAACTTACAATGAGCAATTTTATCACCATAACTTACTATACCTCCGCAGAGTTCACGCAAAGAGTTACATCCTGAAGTAACTCCATAAACCATGGTAATAAGATGCTGAAAGGTTGAAAAACGTTTGCAATAATGGTCT is a window of Polaribacter litorisediminis DNA encoding:
- a CDS encoding DUF4372 domain-containing protein; this encodes MGKSANFFGQPIFSQMIGLLTKSKIEERSKEHKSDHYCKRFSTFQHLITMVYGVTSGCNSLRELCGGIVSYGDKIAHCKFDYSPKRSTISDANKRRDYSVFEDLYDDLVKEYLPDLSDSHKQLVIDKKVYAIDSTLQSPFFNP
- a CDS encoding IS4 family transposase, which encodes MGRNPANGKRKGGIKSHQKLDMQAGIPVKVYHSNAREHDSLFIQKEGVMKKREVALFDKAYNNYAPFDQWNNEGIFFVTRLKNNAKEILLEEFELDQATPDNILRDAKIALKHKDDQGQEKQVKLRLVSFYHQEKNKTYYFLTNLFDLPAEQIAMLYKKRWEIELLFKKIKQNFPLQYFYGDNKNAIQIQIWCTLIALLLITIIKKKLTKSWSFSNLISLMQKHLFTYAKFTDFFNNVDFFAKEFVKNKGNPDDFQQKFDWS